A region of Planktomarina temperata RCA23 DNA encodes the following proteins:
- a CDS encoding SDR family NAD(P)-dependent oxidoreductase, translated as MRSASLFNVEGKIAVVTGASSGLGQGAASLLAAHGAQVIAIARSADTLASWSEQTPGETAILAADLSDRSCLADVAAQAAKPFGAPDILINAAGINTRRPADEMTDADWDVTQNLNVAAPFFLAKSMVPGMREKGWGRIINFASLQSRRAFANGISYGASKGAVEQMTRAMAEAWSAHGVTANALAPGFFHTELTAPVFADPDLAARNAAQTCIGRNGQVRDMDGPMMFLCSAASDYVTGQVLFVDGGYTAK; from the coding sequence ATGAGATCTGCGTCATTGTTCAACGTTGAGGGTAAAATTGCCGTTGTGACCGGTGCGTCCAGTGGTTTGGGGCAGGGGGCGGCCAGCCTGCTTGCAGCGCATGGGGCGCAAGTGATTGCGATTGCCCGCAGCGCCGATACTCTTGCCTCTTGGTCTGAACAGACCCCGGGCGAAACTGCCATTCTGGCTGCTGACTTGTCGGATCGCTCTTGTCTGGCCGATGTTGCGGCCCAAGCGGCCAAACCTTTTGGTGCGCCGGATATTTTGATCAATGCCGCAGGGATCAACACCCGCCGGCCCGCCGATGAGATGACGGATGCCGATTGGGATGTGACGCAAAACCTCAATGTTGCCGCGCCCTTCTTTTTAGCCAAATCCATGGTGCCGGGGATGCGGGAGAAGGGATGGGGGCGGATCATCAACTTTGCCTCGCTGCAATCGCGCCGCGCTTTTGCCAATGGCATCAGTTATGGGGCGTCCAAAGGGGCTGTTGAGCAGATGACCCGTGCGATGGCCGAAGCCTGGTCTGCGCATGGTGTCACAGCCAATGCCCTCGCGCCGGGTTTCTTTCATACGGAATTGACGGCACCCGTTTTTGCAGACCCGGATCTTGCGGCCCGAAATGCCGCACAGACGTGCATCGGGCGCAATGGTCAGGTTCGTGATATGGATGGGCCCATGATGTTTCTTTGTTCTGCCGCCTCAGACTATGTGACAGGGCAGGTTCTATTTGTAGATGGAGGGTATACGGCAAAATGA
- the glpX gene encoding class II fructose-bisphosphatase, which produces MSDATEFRDRALSLGLARVAEQAALASAKLIGRGDEKAADQAAVNAMRTQLNLLDIAGVVVIGEGERDEAPMLYIGEEVGSGNGPAVDIALDPLEGTTLTAKDMPNALTVIAMGPRGSMLHAPDVYMEKLAVGPGLPENVVSLTMEPATRVMALAAAKNCMPENITVCVLERPRHEAMIAELRTTGCAIRLITDGDVAGVIHCAESDTTGIDMYMGLGGAPEGVLAAAALKCMGGQMWGRLTFRNDDERGRAAKAGITDLDRIYSRDEMVTQDVIFAATGVTDGSILAGIKREPGFLTTETILMRSKTGSVRRMTYRAPSH; this is translated from the coding sequence ATGTCTGATGCCACAGAATTTCGTGATCGCGCTCTTTCTTTAGGACTGGCCCGTGTCGCCGAACAAGCCGCGCTGGCCTCTGCCAAACTGATTGGTCGCGGCGATGAAAAAGCGGCAGACCAGGCCGCTGTCAACGCCATGCGCACACAGTTGAATCTTTTGGATATCGCAGGTGTGGTTGTCATTGGCGAGGGTGAGCGCGATGAGGCGCCGATGCTCTATATTGGTGAGGAAGTCGGCTCGGGCAACGGGCCTGCGGTTGATATCGCGCTTGATCCTCTCGAAGGAACGACATTGACCGCGAAAGACATGCCCAACGCTTTGACGGTGATCGCCATGGGGCCGCGCGGCTCCATGCTGCATGCTCCAGATGTTTACATGGAAAAACTTGCGGTGGGGCCAGGCTTGCCGGAGAATGTCGTTTCCTTGACCATGGAGCCAGCAACACGGGTTATGGCGCTGGCGGCTGCAAAAAACTGCATGCCGGAAAATATCACTGTCTGCGTCCTTGAGCGTCCACGCCATGAGGCGATGATTGCCGAGTTGCGCACCACGGGCTGCGCCATTCGCCTCATCACCGACGGCGATGTTGCTGGCGTTATTCACTGCGCGGAATCAGACACGACCGGCATTGATATGTATATGGGGCTCGGTGGCGCGCCCGAGGGAGTTTTGGCCGCCGCCGCCTTGAAATGTATGGGCGGGCAAATGTGGGGCCGGTTGACCTTCCGCAATGATGATGAGCGCGGCCGGGCCGCCAAGGCTGGAATAACCGATCTGGACCGGATTTACAGCCGCGATGAAATGGTGACGCAGGATGTCATTTTCGCCGCCACAGGTGTTACGGATGGCTCCATCCTTGCAGGCATCAAACGCGAACCGGGATTTTTGACCACAGAAACCATTTTGATGCGGTCCAAAACCGGCTCAGTGCGGCGCATGACCTACCGCGCGCCGTCACATTAG
- a CDS encoding pirin family protein, which translates to MSLRPTLETRQATPTLEGAGVKLHRAFGFQDPSEMDPFLLFDDFRNELTEDFEKGFPWHPHRGIETITYVLSGSVEHGDSLGNKGTLGAGDVQWMTAGRGIMHQEMPQGNRNGQMHGFQLWGNLPGSLKMTDPRYQDVAGKEIPEVIDDDGTRVKVIVGEYWGKKGPVDGIAADPQYLDIYVPPGVQKTFKIDTYRRAFAYVFEGAAAFVDAAKPTGVLLEKEVAGQEVNIRDLSGNRTLIRFGNGDEVSLQAGAEGVRFLLISGAPIDEPVAWHGPIVMNTREELMQAFSELRNGTFIKPAH; encoded by the coding sequence ATGTCACTACGCCCCACACTTGAAACACGGCAAGCCACCCCCACCTTGGAAGGGGCCGGCGTCAAACTGCACCGCGCTTTTGGATTTCAAGATCCCTCGGAAATGGATCCGTTTTTGCTCTTTGACGATTTTCGCAATGAATTGACGGAAGATTTTGAAAAGGGCTTTCCGTGGCATCCGCACCGCGGCATTGAAACCATCACCTATGTGCTCTCGGGCAGTGTGGAACACGGCGATAGCCTTGGAAATAAAGGCACGCTCGGCGCTGGCGATGTGCAATGGATGACCGCGGGCCGGGGGATCATGCATCAAGAAATGCCCCAGGGCAATCGCAACGGACAGATGCATGGCTTCCAACTTTGGGGAAATTTACCCGGCAGTTTGAAGATGACGGACCCGAGATATCAAGATGTGGCCGGCAAGGAAATTCCCGAGGTCATTGACGATGATGGCACGCGCGTGAAGGTGATTGTCGGTGAATATTGGGGTAAAAAAGGTCCGGTCGACGGGATAGCCGCCGATCCGCAATATCTCGACATATATGTGCCACCAGGGGTTCAAAAGACCTTTAAAATAGATACGTATCGTCGGGCCTTTGCCTATGTCTTCGAGGGTGCCGCGGCCTTTGTGGATGCGGCGAAACCCACAGGCGTGCTGCTGGAAAAAGAAGTGGCCGGCCAAGAGGTGAATATCCGTGATCTTTCGGGCAATCGCACATTGATCCGCTTTGGCAATGGCGATGAGGTCAGCCTACAAGCCGGCGCAGAGGGCGTGCGGTTTTTGCTAATCTCGGGCGCTCCAATTGATGAGCCCGTCGCCTGGCACGGTCCAATCGTCATGAACACCCGCGAAGAGCTGATGCAAGCCTTCAGTGAATTGCGCAACGGCACCTTTATCAAGCCAGCGCATTAA
- a CDS encoding homoserine dehydrogenase gives MTAAPLRLGIAGLGTVGVGVLKMIQKNAALITQRTGRAVTVSAVCAQSRGKDRGVDLSGYAWEDDPVVLAKRDDVDVFVELIGGSTGPAKQATQAAIAAGKDVITANKAMLAEHGHSLALSAEAAGRVIRYEAAVAGGIPVVKALTEGLAGNEIQRVLGVMNGSCNYILTRMEDAGMTYEEVFAEADGLGYLEADPNLDVGGIDAAHKLAILAAIAFGTEVDFASVVIEGIGAITIEDIHAAADMGYRVKLLGVAQQTGRGLEQRMTPCLVPANSPLGQLQGGTNMVILEGGDVGQIVLRGAGAGEGPTASAVMSDVVDLARGLRLNTFGQAATGLVKSQPAMTATTAPFYLRLQLLDKPGALAKVAAVMGEAGVSIDRMRQYGHDAEQAPVLIVTHKTTRAAIDQILEDFTKTQVVEGQPVALRIEAV, from the coding sequence ATGACCGCGGCTCCTCTTAGACTTGGTATTGCAGGGCTCGGCACTGTTGGCGTCGGCGTTTTGAAAATGATCCAAAAAAATGCAGCCTTGATCACGCAGCGCACTGGCCGCGCCGTCACAGTGTCTGCCGTCTGCGCCCAATCGCGTGGTAAAGACCGCGGAGTCGATCTGTCAGGCTATGCTTGGGAAGATGATCCGGTCGTCTTGGCCAAACGGGATGATGTGGATGTCTTTGTCGAATTGATCGGCGGCAGTACAGGCCCCGCCAAACAGGCCACACAGGCCGCCATTGCCGCTGGCAAAGATGTGATCACGGCCAACAAAGCCATGTTGGCAGAACATGGGCATTCACTGGCCCTCAGTGCAGAAGCTGCCGGGCGTGTGATCCGCTATGAAGCCGCCGTTGCTGGCGGCATTCCCGTGGTGAAAGCACTGACCGAGGGCCTGGCGGGTAATGAGATTCAACGCGTTCTGGGGGTCATGAACGGCAGCTGCAACTATATCCTCACGCGTATGGAAGATGCCGGTATGACCTATGAAGAGGTCTTTGCCGAGGCCGATGGCCTAGGATATCTCGAAGCAGATCCAAACCTTGATGTGGGCGGCATTGATGCGGCGCATAAATTGGCAATTCTCGCCGCCATTGCCTTTGGCACAGAGGTAGATTTTGCATCTGTTGTGATCGAAGGTATTGGAGCCATCACCATTGAGGACATTCATGCCGCTGCCGATATGGGGTATCGCGTCAAACTTTTGGGTGTCGCACAACAGACCGGCCGCGGGCTTGAGCAACGCATGACGCCCTGTTTGGTTCCGGCCAATTCGCCCTTAGGCCAACTCCAAGGGGGCACCAATATGGTGATCCTAGAGGGCGGCGATGTGGGGCAAATCGTGCTGCGCGGGGCAGGCGCTGGCGAGGGGCCAACGGCCTCTGCCGTCATGTCAGATGTGGTGGATCTCGCGCGAGGTCTTAGGCTCAATACCTTTGGGCAGGCGGCGACAGGATTGGTAAAATCTCAACCGGCCATGACGGCAACAACCGCGCCGTTTTATTTGCGCCTGCAATTGCTCGACAAGCCCGGTGCCTTGGCCAAAGTGGCCGCTGTTATGGGCGAAGCGGGAGTTTCCATCGATCGAATGCGCCAATATGGCCATGATGCCGAGCAAGCCCCTGTGCTCATCGTCACCCATAAGACAACCCGCGCAGCGATTGATCAGATTTTAGAAGATTTCACCAAGACGCAGGTTGTTGAGGGCCAGCCGGTTGCTCTGCGCATTGAAGCGGTGTGA
- a CDS encoding reductive dehalogenase: MENPDDLAAGIETTPQFKRFSQRNDVFSRAFWDDTVRSAASQAFFASYRMEATPRRGDGFTQKDFALRNASWLISDIMTDRFAADGRREGFQAPISNDTPVAGEKVHFETPSAASANVKKAAVFFGADLCGVTDLDPRWLYEDRVDVRDMSTAPLGLPEGLTHVVVLGHEMDLELVRSYPSALGGAATGREYSHEAAIVMQLAAYIRNLGYQAVASMNDTGLVIPMAVQAGLGEYARNQLVITPQFGPRLRFSKIFTNMPLATDRPKRPGVAKFCDICTKCADACPVKALPLDPPKFGGGPSAIQGVKKWTSDAEKCFSFWTKLSSDCAICMRVCPFNRDFRSWPQRLWLKLALSPARGLALWLDRWRQGRLKPAQWWSRP; the protein is encoded by the coding sequence ATGGAAAACCCAGACGATCTTGCCGCTGGCATCGAAACCACACCGCAATTCAAAAGATTTTCGCAACGCAATGATGTGTTCTCCCGCGCATTTTGGGACGATACCGTCCGCAGTGCGGCGTCACAGGCCTTTTTTGCGAGCTATCGCATGGAAGCCACCCCCCGCCGGGGCGACGGATTCACGCAAAAAGATTTTGCCCTGCGCAATGCCAGTTGGTTGATTTCGGACATTATGACAGATCGTTTCGCCGCCGACGGCAGGCGCGAAGGCTTCCAAGCCCCCATCAGCAATGACACGCCCGTGGCTGGGGAAAAAGTACATTTTGAAACCCCAAGCGCCGCCAGCGCCAATGTCAAAAAAGCGGCAGTTTTCTTTGGTGCAGATCTCTGCGGCGTGACCGATCTGGATCCCCGCTGGCTTTATGAGGATCGGGTCGATGTGCGTGACATGTCCACAGCGCCCCTTGGCCTGCCAGAGGGGCTAACGCATGTGGTGGTGCTCGGCCACGAGATGGATCTCGAATTGGTCCGCAGTTACCCCTCCGCCCTTGGAGGTGCCGCCACGGGGCGCGAATACAGCCATGAGGCGGCCATTGTCATGCAGCTGGCGGCCTATATTCGCAATCTGGGCTATCAGGCCGTGGCCTCCATGAACGACACCGGCCTGGTCATCCCCATGGCAGTGCAAGCGGGCTTGGGCGAATACGCCAGAAATCAATTGGTTATCACACCGCAGTTCGGGCCGAGGCTGCGGTTTTCAAAAATTTTTACCAATATGCCTCTGGCGACGGACCGGCCGAAACGACCGGGGGTCGCGAAATTTTGCGATATCTGCACCAAATGTGCCGACGCCTGCCCGGTCAAAGCCCTCCCGCTGGACCCACCCAAATTTGGTGGCGGCCCGTCTGCCATTCAAGGTGTCAAAAAATGGACCTCTGATGCGGAGAAATGCTTTTCGTTTTGGACCAAACTCAGCAGTGATTGTGCGATTTGCATGCGCGTTTGCCCCTTCAACCGCGACTTCAGGAGCTGGCCGCAAAGGCTTTGGCTCAAATTAGCACTCTCACCGGCGCGAGGTCTAGCGCTCTGGCTGGACCGCTGGCGCCAGGGACGGTTGAAACCCGCGCAATGGTGGTCACGACCGTGA
- a CDS encoding alcohol dehydrogenase catalytic domain-containing protein, whose translation MKALVNTGVETLTYMDQADPIAKAGEELVRIQYSGICGSDMHAFLGHDARRPTPIILGHEASGTIVGGPRDGTLVTINPLNGCGTCHACRSGKPNICLGRQIISMPPRPGAFAEMVAIPSENLLVVPRAELLQSAALTEPLACSWHAARLGLRLQDDPVETLSCVVLGGGAIGLGAALCLRAMGVQDITLIEVNPLRLATLKGMDGFKASDGKDADAPKDGSADLVIDGVGYAATRAAACELAKPGGVISHIGLGSGEGGVDVRRMTLHEITLIGCYTYTPKDFQETGEAIFAGKMGLLDWVETRHLSEGQGAFDDIRSGNTPAPKIILIP comes from the coding sequence ATGAAGGCTTTAGTGAACACGGGCGTAGAGACGCTCACCTATATGGATCAGGCAGATCCAATCGCCAAAGCTGGCGAAGAGCTTGTCCGCATCCAATATTCAGGCATTTGCGGATCAGATATGCATGCATTTCTGGGCCATGATGCGCGCAGGCCTACGCCGATCATTTTGGGGCATGAAGCCTCTGGGACGATTGTGGGCGGGCCGCGCGATGGCACGTTGGTCACCATCAACCCGCTCAATGGCTGTGGCACATGCCATGCCTGCCGATCGGGAAAGCCCAATATTTGTCTGGGGCGCCAAATCATTTCCATGCCACCACGTCCGGGTGCCTTTGCAGAAATGGTGGCCATTCCAAGCGAAAATCTATTGGTGGTGCCACGGGCGGAGCTTTTGCAATCGGCGGCTTTGACAGAACCTTTGGCCTGTAGCTGGCATGCCGCACGCCTTGGCCTGCGCTTGCAAGATGACCCGGTTGAGACCCTAAGCTGTGTGGTCCTCGGCGGAGGAGCCATCGGGCTTGGCGCGGCGCTCTGCCTGCGGGCGATGGGCGTTCAAGACATCACTTTGATTGAGGTCAACCCGCTGCGTCTGGCCACATTGAAGGGTATGGACGGGTTTAAAGCCAGCGATGGCAAGGATGCCGATGCCCCAAAAGATGGCAGTGCTGATTTGGTGATTGACGGCGTTGGCTATGCGGCCACCCGGGCGGCGGCCTGTGAATTGGCCAAGCCGGGCGGGGTGATCTCGCATATTGGCTTGGGCTCGGGTGAAGGTGGCGTCGATGTGCGCCGTATGACTCTGCATGAGATCACTTTGATTGGCTGCTATACCTATACCCCCAAGGACTTCCAGGAGACCGGTGAGGCGATTTTTGCCGGTAAAATGGGACTTTTGGATTGGGTCGAAACCAGGCATTTATCAGAGGGGCAAGGCGCCTTTGATGATATCCGCAGTGGCAACACCCCTGCGCCTAAAATTATTCTAATCCCCTGA
- the comE gene encoding sulfopyruvate decarboxylase subunit beta — translation MIRSEIIRDIAPILRDQLVVCNIGLPSQELHMIDDQASNFYMLGTMGLSSSIGLGVALAQDKTVISIDGDGSVLTNFGTLPTIANNVADNFILLIIDNGSYGSTGDQPTYAGGKTSLAAVAKACGCETVIECQAEETGAVLKAAIESQKMTVIVSKCESGNIKVPVITKDPVVIRDRFMTEIARRNA, via the coding sequence ATGATCCGTTCTGAAATCATCCGCGACATCGCCCCAATTTTGCGCGACCAATTGGTTGTTTGTAACATCGGTCTGCCCAGCCAAGAGCTGCATATGATCGACGACCAAGCCAGCAATTTCTATATGCTTGGCACCATGGGACTGTCATCATCCATCGGTCTTGGGGTTGCGCTGGCGCAAGATAAAACCGTGATCTCCATTGACGGTGACGGTTCTGTTCTGACCAATTTCGGCACATTGCCCACGATTGCAAATAACGTGGCCGACAATTTCATTCTTTTGATCATCGACAATGGCAGCTACGGCTCCACGGGGGATCAGCCCACCTATGCGGGCGGGAAAACCTCTTTGGCGGCTGTGGCGAAGGCCTGTGGCTGTGAGACGGTGATCGAATGCCAGGCCGAAGAAACTGGCGCGGTGCTCAAAGCGGCGATTGAGTCGCAGAAAATGACTGTGATCGTGTCCAAATGTGAGAGCGGCAATATCAAAGTGCCGGTTATCACAAAAGATCCGGTTGTCATCCGAGACCGTTTCATGACCGAGATTGCACGCCGCAACGCTTAG
- the comD gene encoding sulfopyruvate decarboxylase subunit alpha yields MSVSEKIVADFVANGIEFVTTVPCKQLGGVIDAVEKEPSIYHIPSNKEDEGMGLCAGAFMGGKRPAIIMQNTAIGVTVNTLVTLTQFYRMPLPMLISYRGELKEPVACQVEMAVHTKALLNQLNIPTYHFHKPGDEEELDAILKYTFMCNKPVAILTDATFWGGY; encoded by the coding sequence ATGTCCGTGAGTGAGAAAATAGTGGCTGATTTCGTTGCAAATGGCATCGAATTTGTCACGACCGTACCGTGCAAGCAGCTTGGCGGTGTGATTGATGCGGTTGAAAAAGAACCCAGCATCTATCACATTCCTTCGAATAAAGAAGATGAGGGCATGGGCCTTTGTGCAGGCGCTTTCATGGGGGGCAAACGTCCAGCCATCATCATGCAAAATACGGCCATTGGTGTCACAGTGAACACATTGGTGACACTGACCCAGTTTTACCGCATGCCTCTGCCAATGCTCATCTCTTATCGGGGTGAATTGAAAGAGCCTGTGGCGTGCCAGGTGGAAATGGCTGTGCATACCAAAGCTCTGCTCAACCAATTGAACATCCCAACCTATCATTTCCACAAGCCGGGCGATGAGGAAGAGTTGGATGCGATTTTGAAATACACCTTCATGTGCAACAAACCCGTGGCAATTTTGACTGATGCGACGTTCTGGGGAGGTTACTAA
- a CDS encoding NAD(P)-dependent oxidoreductase produces the protein MKVGFIGLGNVGGKLAGSLLRNGMDLSVHDLNDSFVADFVSRGAKDGSSPAQLMQDCDAVITCLPSPAACDAVVSEMLPHVGPGKIWMEMSTTDASEVKRLGALVLAAGGEAVDCPVSGGCHRADTGNISIYAGCTRATFDKVLPILTHMGRRILHVGEIGNSSTLKVMTNYLATANLITVCEALTVMKAAGMDLGMTYEAIAMSSGTSFVHETESQLILSGSRDVNFTMDLVQKDIGLFQKIADDHGVPLEISPMIIDIMSDGQKRYGVRAQSDRIIERLEEATGLSIQAPGFPQELIDDEPEERGYEVVVRR, from the coding sequence ATGAAAGTTGGATTTATTGGCTTGGGCAATGTTGGGGGCAAATTGGCGGGCAGTTTGCTGCGCAACGGCATGGATCTCAGCGTTCATGATCTTAACGATAGCTTTGTGGCAGATTTTGTGTCGCGTGGGGCCAAAGACGGGTCAAGCCCAGCGCAATTGATGCAGGACTGTGATGCCGTCATTACCTGCCTGCCCAGCCCTGCCGCCTGTGATGCGGTGGTCAGTGAGATGTTGCCGCATGTCGGGCCCGGCAAGATTTGGATGGAGATGTCAACGACAGATGCCAGTGAGGTGAAGCGGCTTGGGGCTTTGGTTTTGGCCGCGGGCGGTGAAGCGGTGGATTGCCCCGTGTCAGGCGGCTGCCATCGGGCCGACACGGGCAATATTTCTATCTATGCCGGCTGCACCCGTGCGACCTTTGACAAGGTTCTGCCAATCCTAACCCATATGGGGCGGCGCATTTTGCATGTGGGAGAGATTGGCAATTCCAGTACTTTGAAAGTGATGACTAATTACCTCGCCACAGCCAATTTGATCACGGTTTGCGAAGCACTGACCGTGATGAAAGCCGCTGGAATGGACCTTGGCATGACCTATGAGGCCATCGCGATGTCCTCTGGCACCTCCTTTGTGCATGAAACCGAAAGCCAGTTGATCCTTTCGGGATCGCGCGATGTGAATTTCACAATGGATTTGGTGCAAAAGGACATTGGCCTATTTCAAAAGATTGCCGATGATCACGGCGTGCCTTTGGAAATTTCTCCGATGATCATTGATATCATGAGCGATGGGCAAAAACGCTATGGCGTCCGTGCGCAATCGGATCGGATCATTGAGCGTCTGGAGGAGGCTACCGGATTGAGCATTCAAGCTCCTGGCTTTCCGCAAGAACTTATTGATGATGAACCCGAAGAGCGCGGCTATGAGGTGGTGGTGCGCCGCTAA
- the recJ gene encoding single-stranded-DNA-specific exonuclease RecJ encodes MYLGVEKSISNRRWLGPALAIERDALTLHQQSDLPLPLCYVMARLGVAPTEVADFLNPTLRASMSDPLCLKDCATAAEILLTAIQNQQKIAIFADYDVDGGTSAALLIDFLQQFAIQPTLYVPDRITEGYGPNPQAMAALAESHDLIICVDCGTLAYEALEAARAADVVVLDHHLGAETLPEARAVVNPNRQDETGDLAHLCAAAVVFMVLTQVARMMRANGQTPPNLINSLDLVALATVADVAPLIGVNRAFVRQGLKVMGQRKRVGLNALSDAAGLNAAPSAYHLGYVLGPRINAGGRIGKADLGARLLACSNPHEAAVMAEKLEELNTERRSVEAMVRLAALEQAEARGLDLPLAWAAEEGWHPGVVGIVAARLKEKTNRPAVVIGFDGDSGKGSGRSVSGIDLGAAIHKLAREGLITSGGGHKMAAGLSLTRAQLEPAMERLGQLLDAQGAGALGPADLKIDGTLMPGGATVELIEQLEQAGPFGAGASAPRFAFPDCTIAFAKPVGESHLKITLSDGFGTKLDAICFGAFDGPLGPALTAAQGGKMHIAGRLEINTWGGRSRPQLRIEDASPA; translated from the coding sequence ATGTATCTGGGCGTCGAAAAGTCAATCTCAAATCGCCGGTGGCTCGGGCCCGCTCTCGCGATTGAACGAGACGCTTTGACGCTCCATCAACAGAGCGATTTGCCACTGCCTCTGTGCTATGTGATGGCCCGTTTGGGGGTAGCTCCGACCGAGGTCGCCGATTTCCTAAACCCGACCCTCCGCGCCAGTATGAGCGATCCGCTCTGTCTCAAAGATTGCGCCACAGCCGCAGAGATTCTGCTCACAGCCATTCAAAATCAACAAAAAATTGCTATTTTTGCCGATTATGACGTCGATGGCGGCACGTCTGCGGCCTTGTTAATTGATTTTCTCCAACAATTTGCCATTCAACCCACCCTCTATGTGCCCGATCGGATCACCGAGGGTTATGGGCCCAATCCCCAAGCGATGGCAGCTTTGGCAGAGAGCCATGATCTGATCATCTGCGTGGACTGCGGCACCCTAGCCTATGAGGCACTTGAAGCGGCGCGGGCCGCAGATGTGGTGGTTTTGGATCACCATTTGGGCGCAGAGACCCTGCCCGAGGCGCGGGCCGTGGTGAATCCTAACCGGCAGGATGAGACGGGCGATTTGGCCCATCTTTGCGCGGCGGCCGTGGTCTTTATGGTTCTGACCCAAGTGGCCCGGATGATGCGGGCAAATGGTCAAACCCCGCCCAATTTGATCAATTCGCTCGACCTTGTCGCCTTGGCGACAGTGGCCGATGTCGCGCCCTTGATCGGGGTAAACCGGGCCTTTGTGCGGCAGGGTTTGAAAGTCATGGGCCAGCGCAAACGCGTGGGACTAAACGCCCTGTCGGATGCAGCGGGTCTGAATGCTGCGCCAAGCGCCTATCATCTTGGCTATGTCTTGGGACCGCGAATCAATGCCGGTGGGCGAATTGGCAAAGCCGATTTAGGGGCTCGACTTTTGGCCTGCAGCAACCCGCATGAGGCGGCTGTCATGGCGGAAAAATTGGAAGAGCTGAACACCGAACGGCGCAGCGTTGAGGCCATGGTGAGACTGGCGGCGCTGGAGCAGGCAGAAGCGCGCGGACTGGACTTACCGCTGGCTTGGGCCGCAGAAGAGGGCTGGCATCCTGGCGTGGTCGGTATTGTTGCCGCGCGGCTGAAAGAAAAAACCAACCGCCCCGCCGTGGTCATTGGCTTTGATGGCGACAGTGGCAAAGGCAGCGGCCGCTCTGTCAGCGGGATTGATCTGGGTGCCGCGATCCATAAATTGGCGCGCGAAGGGTTAATCACGTCGGGAGGCGGTCACAAAATGGCGGCGGGCCTATCGCTCACCCGTGCGCAACTCGAACCGGCCATGGAGCGGTTGGGGCAATTGCTCGATGCCCAAGGCGCTGGCGCACTGGGTCCGGCAGATCTCAAAATTGACGGCACATTGATGCCAGGCGGCGCCACGGTTGAGTTGATTGAGCAGCTTGAGCAAGCCGGCCCCTTCGGCGCGGGTGCCTCTGCGCCGCGATTTGCTTTTCCCGATTGCACCATCGCCTTTGCAAAGCCGGTGGGAGAGTCGCATCTGAAAATCACCCTCAGCGATGGGTTCGGGACAAAATTAGACGCAATTTGCTTTGGCGCATTTGATGGCCCTCTCGGCCCCGCGCTCACCGCGGCCCAGGGTGGAAAAATGCACATCGCTGGGCGTTTGGAGATCAACACTTGGGGGGGGCGCTCACGTCCACAACTGCGCATCGAAGACGCCAGCCCCGCCTAA
- a CDS encoding TetR/AcrR family transcriptional regulator, with amino-acid sequence MARKTGSHSEITGPKIKQSALELFARYGFAAVTMRQIAARVGVQAGAIYNYTPDKQALLFDLLHGHMADLLARWAEEQVPSHPVAALDHFVAFHLDFHIQRPELVFISYMELRNLTEENFKAIEEKRSRYEKIVYDMILKGVLSGDFQVPDAKITSFALIAMLTGVVDWFREDGRLSSEELTRQYCALARQTLGVNALA; translated from the coding sequence ATGGCGCGCAAAACTGGTTCACATTCGGAAATTACTGGACCAAAAATCAAGCAATCCGCGCTTGAGCTTTTCGCGCGCTACGGCTTTGCAGCTGTGACCATGCGCCAAATTGCGGCGCGGGTGGGGGTGCAGGCGGGCGCTATTTATAATTACACCCCCGATAAACAAGCGCTTTTATTTGATCTTTTGCACGGTCATATGGCTGATCTTTTGGCCCGCTGGGCCGAAGAACAAGTGCCGAGCCATCCGGTTGCGGCTCTCGATCATTTTGTGGCTTTCCATCTGGATTTTCACATCCAGCGCCCGGAGTTGGTTTTCATCTCCTACATGGAGCTGCGCAATCTCACCGAGGAGAACTTCAAGGCGATTGAAGAAAAACGCAGCCGCTATGAAAAGATTGTTTATGACATGATTCTAAAGGGCGTGCTGTCGGGAGATTTTCAGGTCCCCGACGCCAAAATCACCAGTTTTGCTTTGATAGCCATGCTCACTGGGGTGGTGGATTGGTTCCGCGAGGATGGTCGATTGTCCAGCGAAGAGTTGACGCGCCAATATTGTGCTTTGGCGCGCCAAACTTTGGGGGTTAATGCGCTGGCTTGA